A single Paracoccus pantotrophus DNA region contains:
- a CDS encoding outer membrane protein assembly factor BamD: protein MGNMLLPVPHFHHAVAAALFLGLAGAGAGHARQDGAAAPDAMPVQDLPLPEDPPQAESDALPESPLSEPAAASEPTAEARLREREDLDLLFAELAQPGGETWARAETDILRIWSRSGSAAMDLLYKRGEAALDAGDTVTAIGHLTALTDHAPDFAAGWYLRSVAFYLDGDFGPPIADLGQVLRLEPRHFGALTQLGTILEELGDDRDALVAFRRSLKIHPHQQEAQDAVQRLERKLQGTDA from the coding sequence ATGGGGAATATGCTTTTGCCAGTCCCCCATTTCCATCATGCCGTCGCGGCAGCACTTTTCCTGGGGCTGGCGGGGGCCGGGGCCGGCCATGCGCGGCAGGACGGCGCCGCCGCGCCCGATGCGATGCCGGTGCAGGATCTGCCGCTGCCAGAGGATCCGCCGCAAGCCGAAAGCGATGCGCTGCCCGAAAGCCCGCTTTCCGAACCCGCCGCCGCCTCCGAGCCGACCGCCGAGGCGCGGCTGCGCGAGCGCGAAGACCTGGACCTGCTGTTCGCCGAGCTGGCCCAGCCGGGCGGCGAGACCTGGGCGCGGGCCGAGACCGACATCCTGCGCATCTGGTCGCGTTCCGGCTCGGCGGCGATGGACCTGCTCTACAAGCGGGGCGAGGCGGCGCTGGACGCGGGCGATACCGTCACCGCCATCGGCCACCTGACCGCGCTGACCGATCATGCGCCGGATTTCGCGGCCGGCTGGTATCTGCGCTCGGTCGCCTTCTATCTGGACGGCGATTTCGGCCCGCCCATCGCCGACCTGGGGCAGGTGCTGCGGCTGGAGCCGCGCCATTTCGGCGCCCTGACCCAGCTCGGCACCATCCTCGAGGAACTGGGCGACGACCGGGACGCGCTGGTGGCCTTTCGCCGGAGCCTGAAGATCCATCCCCATCAACAGGAGGCGCAGGATGCCGTCCAGCGCCTCGAACGCAAACTGCAGGGCACCGACGCCTGA
- a CDS encoding glutathione S-transferase family protein has protein sequence MLTVYGVTRSRASRIIWLCHELGLPFKQVPVIQAYRLPDPDAPDAPLNTHSPDFLKLSPAGAIPVIQDGDLVLSESLACTLHLARKYGQPFGPADALEDALMLQWSFYAATAIEQDALAILFNHGKGQAQPGAAQATVAHAAERLVRPLRVLEDHIARHGHLVGGRFTVADLNLAEILRYAQGYGPLMEQFPAVAAWLDDCQARPAFRKMWQERLAEPE, from the coding sequence ATGCTGACCGTCTACGGCGTCACCCGCTCGCGCGCATCGCGCATCATCTGGCTGTGTCACGAACTGGGCCTGCCCTTCAAGCAGGTGCCGGTGATCCAGGCCTATCGCCTGCCCGACCCCGACGCACCGGACGCGCCGCTGAACACGCATTCGCCGGATTTCCTGAAGCTTTCGCCCGCCGGCGCCATCCCGGTGATCCAGGACGGCGACCTGGTGCTGTCGGAATCGCTGGCCTGCACGCTGCACCTGGCGCGCAAATACGGCCAGCCCTTCGGCCCCGCCGATGCCCTCGAGGATGCGCTGATGCTGCAATGGAGCTTCTACGCCGCCACCGCCATCGAGCAGGACGCGCTGGCCATCCTGTTCAACCACGGCAAGGGCCAGGCCCAGCCCGGCGCGGCCCAGGCCACGGTCGCCCATGCCGCCGAGCGGTTGGTCCGGCCCTTGCGCGTGCTGGAGGATCACATCGCCCGGCATGGCCACCTGGTCGGCGGCCGCTTCACCGTGGCCGACCTGAACCTGGCCGAGATCCTGCGCTATGCCCAGGGCTATGGGCCGCTGATGGAGCAATTCCCGGCCGTCGCGGCCTGGCTTGACGATTGCCAGGCCCGTCCCGCCTTTCGCAAGATGTGGCAAGAGCGGCTGGCAGAACCCGAATAA
- the ppk2 gene encoding polyphosphate kinase 2, whose amino-acid sequence MLTVSRGPARQWQSHRPPPPFTPSPPSEATGPKSFPSLDPDAIRLAFESGRYPYPRRMGRVAYEREKARLQAELLKVQIWAQETGQKFVILFEGRDAAGKGGTIKRFMEHLNPRFARVVALNKPSEIERGQWFFQRYIQHLPTAGEMVFYDRSWYNRAGVERVMGFCSPVEYLEFMRQAPEFERMLVRSGIRLYKYWFSVTRDEQRARFQARETDPLKRWKLSPIDLASLDKWEDYTEAKEAMFFYTDTADAPWTIVKSNDKKRARLNCMRHFLSTLDYPDKDPAIATAPDPLIVGHASHVIHSAEHILGSSLHPDNRRAMQVMDPVPG is encoded by the coding sequence CTGTTAACGGTTTCGCGGGGTCCGGCGCGGCAATGGCAGAGCCACCGCCCCCCCCCGCCTTTCACCCCTTCGCCTCCGTCCGAGGCCACGGGGCCGAAAAGCTTTCCCAGCCTCGACCCGGATGCGATCCGGTTGGCCTTCGAAAGCGGGCGCTATCCCTATCCGCGCCGGATGGGGCGCGTCGCCTATGAGCGGGAAAAGGCCCGGTTGCAGGCCGAACTGCTGAAGGTGCAGATCTGGGCGCAGGAGACGGGGCAGAAATTCGTCATCCTGTTCGAGGGCCGCGATGCCGCCGGCAAGGGCGGCACGATCAAGCGGTTCATGGAGCATCTGAACCCGCGTTTCGCGCGGGTGGTGGCGCTGAACAAGCCCTCGGAGATCGAGCGCGGGCAATGGTTCTTTCAGCGCTACATCCAACACCTGCCGACCGCGGGCGAGATGGTGTTCTATGACCGCAGCTGGTACAACCGCGCCGGGGTCGAACGGGTCATGGGCTTCTGCTCGCCAGTGGAATACCTGGAGTTCATGCGCCAGGCCCCCGAATTCGAGCGCATGCTGGTTCGTTCGGGCATCCGGCTTTACAAATACTGGTTCTCGGTCACCCGCGACGAGCAGCGGGCGCGCTTCCAGGCGCGCGAGACCGATCCGCTGAAACGCTGGAAGCTCTCGCCCATCGACCTGGCCAGCCTCGACAAATGGGAGGACTACACCGAGGCGAAGGAGGCGATGTTCTTCTATACCGACACCGCCGATGCGCCCTGGACCATCGTCAAGTCGAACGACAAGAAACGCGCGCGGCTGAACTGCATGCGGCATTTCCTGTCGACGCTGGACTATCCCGACAAGGATCCGGCCATCGCGACGGCGCCCGACCCGCTGATCGTCGGCCATGCCAGCCATGTGATCCATTCGGCCGAACACATCCTGGGCTCCTCGCTGCATCCCGACAACCGACGGGCAATGCAGGTGATGGATCCGGTTCCGGGATGA
- a CDS encoding CarD family transcriptional regulator translates to MSKAKKTEFRPDDFVVYPTHGVGRIVSIEEQEVAGLRLEMFVISFEKDKMTLRVPTARATEIGMRGLSTPDLVERALDTLKGKARVKRAMWSRRAQEYEQKINSGDLMSIAEVVRDLHRTDDQREQSYSERQLYEAALDRLTREVAAVSGMDEAGAQKKVETVLTARAA, encoded by the coding sequence ATGTCGAAAGCCAAGAAGACCGAATTTCGCCCCGATGACTTTGTCGTCTATCCCACGCATGGCGTGGGCCGCATCGTGTCGATCGAAGAGCAGGAGGTGGCGGGGCTGCGCCTCGAGATGTTCGTGATCTCGTTCGAGAAGGACAAAATGACCCTGCGCGTGCCCACCGCCCGCGCGACCGAGATCGGCATGCGCGGCCTCTCGACCCCGGACCTGGTCGAGCGGGCGCTGGACACGCTGAAGGGCAAGGCCCGCGTCAAGCGGGCGATGTGGTCGCGCCGCGCCCAGGAATATGAGCAGAAGATCAATTCGGGCGATCTGATGTCGATCGCCGAGGTGGTGCGCGACCTGCATCGCACCGACGACCAGCGCGAACAGTCCTATTCCGAGCGCCAGCTTTACGAGGCCGCGCTGGACCGCCTGACCCGCGAGGTCGCCGCCGTTTCCGGCATGGACGAGGCCGGCGCCCAGAAGAAGGTCGAGACCGTGCTGACCGCCCGCGCCGCCTGA
- a CDS encoding SCP2 sterol-binding domain-containing protein: MSKVVEAAVAALDEKAKGFDGTAKFVIEGEGSVYIDADGARAADDEAEVTLTASRETFEGLLSGDVNPTTAFMTGKLRVDGSMGTAMKLGALLS; encoded by the coding sequence ATGAGCAAAGTGGTCGAGGCAGCCGTGGCCGCTCTGGACGAAAAGGCCAAGGGCTTCGACGGCACCGCCAAATTCGTCATCGAGGGCGAGGGATCGGTCTATATCGACGCCGACGGCGCCCGCGCCGCCGATGACGAGGCCGAGGTGACGCTGACCGCCAGCCGCGAGACCTTCGAGGGCCTGCTGTCGGGCGACGTGAACCCGACCACCGCCTTCATGACCGGCAAGCTGCGGGTCGACGGCTCGATGGGCACGGCGATGAAGCTGGGCGCGCTGCTGTCCTGA
- a CDS encoding helicase-related protein, giving the protein MNDRSRVTAVLGPTNTGKTHYAIDRMLAHRTGVIGLPLRLLAREVYDRIVKARGPSVVALVTGEERIVPERVQYWVATTEAMPEVGADFVAIDEIQLCADPERGHVFTDRLLNMRGLHETLLLGSDTMRPAIAALVPQAQFMRRERFSTLSWAGSKKISRMPPRSAIVCFSVEEVYATAELIRRQKGGCAVVMGALSPRTRNAQVAMYQQGEVDYLVATDAIGMGLNLDIRHIAFSATEKFDGRRYRPLFPHELGQIAGRAGRHTEPGTFGVTGDASPLDEGLVEAIENHRFQPISRLMWRNAALEFGTVERLLQGLETQPQSEWLARGREADDIRALKALSAMPEIRDQVTHPREVRLLWDVCRIPDFRSISAAEHSTLLARIFGFLREGKLPGDWLEGQIRRIDRIQGDIDTLSKRLAYIRTWTYVAQRSGWVSDESHWRAETRAVEDRLSDALHAALTQRFVDRRTSVLLRRLKQKESLLAEVNDKGEVTVEGEFAGRLEGFRFHADPSATGDEARMLQRAAYEALRPEFHLRADRFYNAPDTELDFTEQGGLMWGASAVGKLVKGAEALKPGVEAFVDEEAGPEIAEKVRRRLQHFIDRKIATLFEPLLALKNDETLAGLARGFAFRLVEALGVLPREGVAAEVKELDQDARGLLRKHGVRFGQFTIFQPALLKPAPTRLRLVLWGLDQGLSEFPESPPPGLVTIPNLPDVPKGYYTLSGYHPAGERAIRIDMLERLADMLRGQDSRGGFEATPDMLSITGMTLEQFAGLMQGLGYRAEKGERPKVRVETAPAAAPAPEEADHEHPLTEEESVLAAETRAKWEAEQAARKAAEAEAQAEAGDPAGAGDEAGEPAPETEVFYTFTWAPRPRGGHRRPERGERQGQGQGRPQGERGPRREREAGQENRREGKPFEGKPRGERGDRPERGPKGKPKGKPRHDGPKSFEARPPRAEKQADPDSPFAVLAALKNKT; this is encoded by the coding sequence ATGAATGACAGATCGCGGGTCACGGCCGTCCTTGGCCCGACCAATACCGGCAAGACGCATTACGCCATCGACCGGATGCTGGCGCATCGCACCGGGGTCATCGGCCTGCCGCTGCGGCTGCTGGCGCGCGAGGTCTATGACCGCATCGTCAAGGCGCGCGGCCCCTCGGTCGTGGCGCTGGTCACGGGCGAGGAGCGGATCGTGCCCGAGCGCGTGCAATACTGGGTCGCCACCACCGAGGCCATGCCCGAGGTCGGGGCCGATTTCGTCGCCATCGACGAAATCCAGCTTTGCGCCGACCCGGAACGCGGCCATGTCTTCACCGACCGGCTGCTGAACATGCGCGGCCTGCATGAAACCCTGCTGCTGGGCAGCGACACCATGCGCCCGGCCATCGCCGCCTTGGTGCCGCAGGCGCAGTTCATGCGGCGCGAGCGATTCTCGACGCTTTCCTGGGCCGGTTCGAAGAAGATCAGCCGCATGCCGCCGCGTTCGGCCATCGTCTGCTTCTCGGTCGAGGAGGTCTATGCCACGGCCGAGCTGATCCGTCGCCAGAAGGGCGGCTGCGCCGTGGTCATGGGGGCGCTGAGCCCGCGCACCCGCAATGCCCAGGTCGCCATGTATCAGCAGGGCGAGGTCGATTACCTGGTCGCCACCGACGCCATCGGCATGGGGCTGAACCTCGACATCCGCCACATCGCCTTTTCCGCCACCGAGAAATTCGACGGCCGCCGCTATCGGCCGCTGTTTCCGCACGAGCTGGGCCAGATCGCCGGCCGCGCCGGGCGGCATACCGAGCCGGGCACATTCGGCGTCACCGGCGATGCGAGCCCCCTGGACGAGGGGCTGGTCGAGGCGATCGAGAACCACCGCTTCCAGCCGATCAGCCGGCTGATGTGGCGCAATGCCGCGCTGGAATTCGGCACGGTCGAGCGGCTGCTGCAAGGACTGGAGACGCAGCCGCAATCGGAATGGCTGGCGCGCGGGCGCGAGGCGGACGACATCCGCGCGCTCAAGGCGCTGTCGGCGATGCCCGAGATCCGCGACCAGGTGACGCATCCGCGCGAGGTGCGGCTGCTCTGGGACGTCTGCCGGATCCCGGATTTCCGCTCGATCTCGGCGGCCGAGCATTCGACGCTGCTGGCGCGGATCTTCGGCTTTCTGCGCGAAGGCAAGCTGCCCGGCGACTGGCTGGAGGGGCAGATCCGCCGCATTGACCGGATTCAGGGCGACATCGACACATTGTCGAAACGATTGGCATATATACGCACCTGGACCTATGTTGCCCAACGATCCGGCTGGGTGTCGGACGAAAGTCATTGGCGTGCCGAGACGCGCGCGGTAGAAGATCGGTTGTCGGACGCGTTGCACGCGGCTCTGACGCAAAGATTCGTGGACCGGCGCACGTCCGTGCTGCTGCGCCGGCTCAAGCAGAAGGAGAGCCTTTTGGCCGAGGTGAATGACAAGGGCGAAGTGACGGTCGAGGGCGAGTTCGCCGGCCGTCTGGAAGGCTTCCGCTTCCACGCCGATCCGAGCGCAACCGGGGACGAGGCGCGGATGCTGCAACGCGCCGCCTATGAGGCGCTGCGCCCCGAGTTCCATCTGCGCGCCGACCGCTTCTACAACGCGCCGGATACCGAGTTGGACTTCACCGAACAGGGCGGCCTGATGTGGGGCGCCTCGGCGGTGGGCAAGCTGGTCAAGGGCGCCGAGGCGCTGAAGCCCGGCGTCGAGGCCTTCGTCGATGAGGAGGCGGGCCCCGAGATCGCCGAGAAGGTGCGCCGCCGGCTGCAGCATTTCATCGACCGCAAGATCGCCACCCTGTTCGAGCCGCTCTTGGCGCTGAAAAACGACGAGACGCTGGCCGGGCTGGCCCGCGGCTTCGCCTTCCGCCTGGTCGAGGCGCTGGGCGTGCTGCCGCGCGAGGGCGTCGCCGCCGAGGTCAAGGAACTGGACCAGGATGCGCGCGGCCTCTTGCGCAAGCATGGCGTGCGCTTCGGCCAGTTCACCATCTTCCAGCCGGCGCTGCTGAAGCCGGCGCCGACCCGGCTGCGGCTGGTGCTTTGGGGGCTGGACCAGGGCCTGTCGGAATTTCCCGAAAGCCCGCCCCCCGGCCTGGTGACGATCCCGAACCTGCCCGACGTGCCCAAGGGCTATTACACGCTCTCGGGCTATCACCCGGCGGGTGAACGCGCGATCCGCATCGACATGCTGGAACGGCTGGCGGACATGCTGCGCGGCCAGGACAGCCGTGGCGGCTTCGAGGCGACGCCGGACATGCTGTCGATCACCGGCATGACGCTGGAACAATTCGCCGGGCTGATGCAGGGCCTGGGTTATCGCGCCGAAAAGGGCGAGAGACCCAAGGTCCGCGTCGAAACGGCTCCTGCCGCGGCGCCGGCGCCGGAGGAGGCCGATCACGAGCATCCGCTGACCGAGGAAGAAAGCGTGCTTGCCGCCGAAACCCGCGCCAAATGGGAGGCCGAGCAGGCCGCTCGCAAGGCCGCCGAGGCGGAGGCTCAGGCCGAAGCCGGGGATCCGGCCGGGGCAGGGGACGAAGCCGGCGAACCGGCGCCCGAGACCGAGGTGTTCTATACCTTCACCTGGGCGCCGCGCCCCCGCGGCGGCCATCGCCGGCCCGAGCGCGGCGAGCGCCAGGGTCAGGGCCAGGGGCGTCCGCAAGGCGAACGTGGCCCGCGCCGCGAGCGCGAGGCCGGACAGGAGAACCGGCGCGAGGGCAAGCCCTTCGAAGGCAAGCCGCGTGGTGAACGCGGCGACCGACCCGAACGCGGGCCGAAGGGCAAACCCAAGGGCAAGCCGCGCCATGACGGTCCCAAGAGCTTCGAGGCCCGCCCGCCGCGGGCCGAGAAACAGGCCGACCCGGACAGCCCCTTCGCCGTTCTCGCCGCGCTCAAGAACAAGACGTGA
- the fdxA gene encoding ferredoxin FdxA, giving the protein MTYVVTENCIMCKYTDCVEVCPVDCFYEGENTLVIHPDECIDCGVCEPECPADAIRPDTEPDMETWVEFNRKYAESWPVITRKKDPMPGYQEMDGMPGKLEKYFSEAPGEGD; this is encoded by the coding sequence ATGACCTATGTCGTCACTGAAAACTGCATCATGTGCAAATACACCGACTGCGTCGAGGTGTGCCCCGTGGACTGTTTTTATGAAGGCGAGAACACGCTGGTCATCCATCCCGACGAATGCATCGACTGCGGCGTCTGCGAACCGGAATGCCCGGCTGACGCGATTCGCCCCGATACCGAGCCCGACATGGAGACATGGGTCGAGTTCAACCGCAAATATGCCGAATCCTGGCCGGTGATCACGCGCAAGAAGGATCCGATGCCCGGCTATCAGGAGATGGACGGCATGCCCGGCAAGCTGGAGAAATATTTCTCGGAAGCGCCCGGTGAAGGGGATTGA
- a CDS encoding M3 family oligoendopeptidase, whose product MTISARSPLDRVLPRDENALPVPAQTPDLGALPEWELGDLYPAPDSPELARDIEAVERACCIFARDYDGKLASLDAGKMLECIERYQEIDILAGRVMSYAGLRYYQNTTDSARAKQMGDLQDRITAATTKLVFFSLEFNRIPDARYEEIFAAPNGPARYKPVFDRMRAMRPYQLSNELERFLHDNSVVGAAAWNRLFDETTAGLTFDVAGEELGLEATLNLLTDHDRARREAGARALAEVFGRNVKLFSRIHNTLAKEKAIEDKWRKMPTPQTARHLSNHVEPEVVEALRDAVTAAYPRLSHRYYRLKARWLGLDKLQVWDRNAPLPSESPRLIPWAEAQATVLDAYAGFSPRLAELAQPFFDKGWIDAAVKPGKAPGAFAHPTVTTVHPYVLLNYLGKPRDVMTLAHELGHGVHQRLAAAQGELLAATPLTLAETASVFGEMLTFRALLAKTADKAQRKALLAGKVEDMINTVVRQIAFYDFECKLHAARAKGELTPEDINALWMSVQAESLGDAFEFMPGYETFWTYVPHFVHSPFYVYAYAFGDGLVNALYAAYEDGLPDFQAKYFDMLAAGGSRHHKELLAPFGLDASDPAFWDKGLSMIEGFIEELEAMED is encoded by the coding sequence ATGACGATTTCTGCCCGCAGCCCCCTGGACCGCGTCCTGCCGCGAGACGAGAATGCCTTGCCTGTCCCGGCCCAAACCCCCGATCTGGGCGCGTTGCCGGAATGGGAACTGGGCGATCTCTATCCCGCACCCGATTCGCCGGAACTGGCCCGCGACATCGAGGCGGTCGAGCGGGCCTGCTGCATCTTCGCCCGCGACTACGACGGCAAGCTGGCCTCGCTCGACGCCGGCAAGATGCTGGAATGCATCGAACGCTACCAGGAGATCGACATCCTGGCCGGGCGGGTCATGTCCTATGCCGGGCTGCGCTATTACCAGAACACCACCGATTCGGCCCGCGCCAAGCAGATGGGCGACCTTCAGGACCGCATCACCGCGGCAACGACCAAGCTCGTATTCTTCAGCCTGGAGTTCAACCGCATCCCCGACGCGCGCTACGAGGAAATCTTCGCAGCCCCGAACGGTCCCGCCCGCTACAAGCCGGTCTTCGACCGCATGCGCGCCATGCGCCCCTACCAGCTCTCGAACGAGCTGGAACGCTTCCTGCACGACAATTCCGTGGTCGGCGCCGCCGCCTGGAACCGGCTCTTCGACGAGACCACGGCCGGCCTGACCTTCGACGTCGCGGGCGAGGAACTGGGGCTGGAGGCCACGCTGAACCTGCTGACCGACCACGACCGCGCCCGGCGCGAGGCCGGTGCCCGCGCCCTGGCCGAGGTCTTCGGCCGGAACGTCAAGCTCTTCTCCCGCATCCACAACACACTGGCCAAGGAAAAGGCCATCGAGGACAAGTGGCGCAAGATGCCGACGCCGCAGACCGCGCGCCACCTGTCGAACCATGTCGAGCCCGAAGTGGTCGAGGCGCTGCGCGACGCCGTCACCGCCGCCTATCCGCGCCTGTCGCATCGCTACTACCGGCTCAAGGCCCGCTGGCTCGGCCTCGACAAGCTGCAGGTCTGGGACCGCAACGCGCCGCTGCCCAGCGAAAGCCCGCGCCTGATCCCCTGGGCCGAGGCGCAGGCGACGGTGCTGGACGCCTATGCCGGCTTCTCGCCGAGGCTGGCGGAACTGGCGCAGCCCTTCTTCGACAAGGGCTGGATCGACGCGGCGGTGAAGCCCGGCAAGGCGCCGGGCGCCTTCGCCCATCCGACCGTGACGACGGTGCATCCCTATGTGCTGCTGAACTACCTGGGCAAGCCGCGCGACGTGATGACGCTGGCGCATGAACTGGGCCATGGCGTGCACCAGCGGCTGGCAGCGGCGCAGGGCGAATTGCTGGCCGCGACGCCGCTGACCCTGGCCGAAACGGCCAGCGTCTTCGGCGAGATGCTGACCTTCCGCGCGCTCTTGGCAAAAACTGCCGACAAGGCGCAGCGCAAGGCGTTGCTGGCCGGCAAGGTCGAGGACATGATCAACACGGTGGTGCGCCAGATCGCCTTCTACGATTTCGAATGCAAGCTGCACGCCGCCCGCGCCAAGGGCGAGTTGACCCCCGAGGACATCAACGCGCTCTGGATGTCGGTGCAGGCGGAATCGCTGGGCGACGCCTTCGAATTCATGCCGGGCTACGAGACCTTCTGGACCTATGTGCCGCATTTCGTGCATTCGCCCTTCTACGTCTATGCCTATGCCTTCGGCGACGGGCTGGTGAATGCGCTTTATGCCGCCTATGAGGACGGGCTGCCCGATTTCCAGGCAAAATATTTCGACATGCTGGCGGCCGGCGGTTCGCGCCACCACAAGGAGCTTCTGGCGCCCTTCGGCCTTGATGCGTCCGATCCCGCCTTCTGGGACAAGGGCCTGTCGATGATCGAGGGCTTCATCGAGGAGCTCGAGGCCATGGAGGACTGA
- a CDS encoding RNA-binding S4 domain-containing protein — translation MIGEGGESIRLDRWLHHARLFKTRTLAADAIGAGGIRLNGQPCSKPAQAVRGGDTVTVSAHGRVRVLRILLLGARRGPASEAATLYEEL, via the coding sequence GTGATCGGGGAAGGCGGCGAAAGCATCAGGCTCGACCGCTGGCTGCATCACGCGCGGCTGTTCAAGACCCGCACCCTGGCCGCCGATGCGATCGGCGCCGGGGGCATCCGGCTGAACGGCCAGCCTTGCAGCAAGCCGGCGCAGGCGGTGCGGGGCGGCGATACCGTCACCGTTTCGGCCCATGGCCGGGTGCGGGTGCTGCGGATCCTGCTTCTGGGCGCGCGGCGCGGCCCGGCCAGCGAGGCGGCGACGCTTTACGAGGAACTCTAG
- a CDS encoding alpha/beta fold hydrolase, whose product MRPAPFNTLPGDPLPTARAFWLRAEDGVRLRAAHWPAGGASGTVLLFPGRTEYLEKYAEVAAELNAAGLDVLALDWRGQGMSDRLQDNARPGHIGDFADYQRDVVELVVAAQELDLPRPWHLLAHSMGGTIGLAALGAGLPVQSVVFSAPMWGINLRRVPEALALALAGTLSRLGRGGHPAPRTGGEDSFVLLDPFHDNLLTHDGRRWGRLVAEAAAWPDISVGGASNDWLRAALLECRRLAALPPPALPALIVLGDCERVVSAQAIRSRAAAWPGARLLELADCRHEPMMERDPVRSRFLDAAIAHFGAATTP is encoded by the coding sequence ATGAGGCCGGCGCCCTTCAACACCTTGCCCGGCGATCCGCTGCCCACGGCCCGCGCCTTCTGGCTGCGGGCCGAGGACGGGGTGCGCCTGCGGGCGGCGCATTGGCCGGCGGGCGGCGCCTCGGGAACGGTGCTGCTGTTTCCGGGCCGCACCGAATACCTGGAGAAATATGCCGAGGTCGCGGCCGAGCTGAACGCCGCCGGGCTGGACGTGCTGGCGCTGGACTGGCGCGGACAGGGCATGTCCGACCGGTTGCAGGACAATGCCCGGCCCGGCCATATCGGCGATTTCGCCGATTACCAGCGCGACGTGGTCGAACTGGTGGTCGCGGCGCAGGAACTGGACCTGCCGCGGCCCTGGCACCTGCTGGCGCATTCCATGGGCGGCACCATCGGCCTTGCCGCGCTTGGTGCGGGCCTGCCGGTGCAAAGCGTGGTGTTCTCGGCGCCGATGTGGGGCATCAACCTGCGCCGCGTGCCCGAGGCGCTGGCGCTGGCGCTGGCCGGCACGCTGAGCCGGCTTGGCCGCGGCGGCCATCCCGCGCCGCGCACCGGGGGCGAGGACAGCTTCGTGCTGCTGGATCCGTTCCACGACAACCTGCTGACCCATGACGGCCGGCGCTGGGGCCGGCTGGTGGCCGAGGCCGCGGCCTGGCCCGACATCTCGGTCGGCGGCGCCAGCAACGACTGGCTGCGCGCGGCGCTGCTGGAATGCCGGCGCCTGGCCGCGCTGCCCCCGCCCGCGCTGCCGGCGCTGATCGTGCTGGGGGATTGCGAGCGGGTCGTCTCGGCCCAGGCCATCCGCAGCCGCGCCGCCGCCTGGCCCGGCGCCCGGCTGCTGGAACTGGCCGATTGCCGGCACGAGCCGATGATGGAGCGCGACCCGGTCCGCAGCCGCTTCCTGGACGCCGCCATCGCCCATTTCGGCGCCGCCACCACGCCCTGA
- a CDS encoding dipeptidase produces the protein MIRMIRRIILWLSVLAVLAAAVVAIWGPGFVERRLNPVTMPAEGWPVSPQAEALHQRLVIGDWHSDALLWDRDLLRHAERGHTDIPRLVQGNVAVQVFTTVTKSPRGQNYGRNSAEAPDNITPLFIGQLRPLPSWFSLKERALVQAAALRHAAQRAPDQLMLIRSAEDLQTLLEARQNGAQTVGAILGAEGAHPLEGQIGNLQVLYGAGFRLLGLTHFFDNELGGSLHGEGGSGAGLSPFGRQVVEEMMAKRMIIDLAHASPQMVRDVLAIPGTRPILSHTGIHGHCPSPRNLDDALLRAIADKGGLIGIGYWADVVCGKTPADIAGSIQAAIALVGEDHVSLGSDYDGSVDAPFDAAHLAALTQALLDAGLSDQQIAKVMGGNMMRYLAQML, from the coding sequence ATGATCCGCATGATCCGACGCATCATCCTTTGGCTTTCGGTGCTCGCGGTTCTGGCCGCCGCCGTGGTGGCGATCTGGGGACCGGGATTCGTCGAGCGGCGGCTGAACCCCGTGACCATGCCGGCCGAAGGCTGGCCGGTCTCGCCCCAGGCCGAGGCATTGCATCAGAGACTGGTGATCGGGGACTGGCATTCGGACGCGCTGCTTTGGGACCGCGACCTGCTCAGGCATGCCGAGCGCGGCCATACCGACATCCCCCGGCTGGTGCAGGGCAATGTCGCGGTGCAGGTCTTTACCACCGTCACCAAGAGCCCGCGCGGCCAGAACTATGGCCGCAACTCGGCCGAGGCGCCGGACAATATCACCCCGCTCTTCATCGGCCAGCTGCGCCCCCTGCCCAGCTGGTTCAGCCTCAAGGAGCGCGCGCTGGTCCAGGCCGCCGCCCTGCGCCACGCCGCCCAACGCGCGCCGGACCAGCTCATGCTGATCCGCTCGGCCGAGGATTTGCAGACCCTGCTGGAAGCACGGCAGAACGGCGCGCAGACGGTGGGCGCCATCCTGGGCGCAGAAGGGGCACATCCGCTGGAGGGACAGATCGGCAATCTCCAGGTGCTTTACGGTGCCGGCTTCCGCCTGCTGGGCCTGACGCATTTCTTCGACAACGAGTTGGGCGGCAGCCTGCATGGCGAAGGCGGCAGCGGCGCCGGGCTCAGCCCCTTCGGCCGGCAAGTGGTCGAGGAGATGATGGCCAAGCGCATGATCATCGACCTGGCCCATGCCAGCCCGCAGATGGTGCGCGACGTGCTGGCCATCCCCGGCACCCGGCCGATCCTGTCCCATACCGGCATCCACGGCCATTGCCCCAGCCCGCGCAACCTCGATGACGCGCTGCTGAGGGCCATCGCCGACAAGGGCGGGCTGATCGGCATCGGTTATTGGGCCGACGTGGTCTGCGGCAAGACCCCGGCCGACATCGCCGGCAGCATCCAGGCCGCCATCGCGCTTGTGGGGGAGGACCATGTCTCGCTCGGCTCGGATTACGACGGCTCGGTCGATGCGCCCTTCGACGCCGCCCATCTGGCTGCGCTGACCCAGGCGCTGCTGGATGCGGGCCTGAGCGACCAGCAGATTGCCAAGGTGATGGGCGGCAACATGATGCGCTATCTTGCCCAGATGCTCTGA